One Clavelina lepadiformis chromosome 1, kaClaLepa1.1, whole genome shotgun sequence genomic region harbors:
- the LOC143465458 gene encoding rab proteins geranylgeranyltransferase component A 2-like, which produces MDEVLPEEFDVILIGTGLPESVLSGALSRIGKTVLHVDSNEYYGGSWASFNIKTFDKLMSETQMHQEDNSNPVNLEALISEDEEFLLMSASQQNLSNCQSYCYLSKQPVEPNVVAGPDEVEISDEKDGPVDVATTAPTMVQKHSDTEDLSCRDVDFEERNNSDNDNEKPGVSDKQSGDPAKEKSTDNDSRNGQVDAFNNATSEEKLENASDQSSQADLPHKETPLFPFYEKFYENWRRFNLDLSPKVMFSRGQLVELLIQSNVCRYLEFRNVTRTLTVLSGENRLQPVPCSRADVFKSKFVTVVEKRILMRFLTLCANFEQHPQEYEAYKDRPFQDFLQSKHLSTKVQHFIIHSIAMVSEQTSTMEGLHATQKFLKSLGRYGSSHAFLYPMYGVGELPQAFSRLSAVFGGTFCLRRRVIGIVADKTSRAVKGVIDSTGQRIKCQHLVLDESHLPDICRSGFKREVSRAIYVTNKSVSPSETEEVSLITLPPIGNFPLYRVIEAGPLCCLSPKNYYVVHALTKPSCVDENAIVDLKETFHSAEKTMFAGTAAELEIANNNESDKQKPAVLWAAYFNMMSCGVNNDSLPGNVYVMSSPGFELGFDKAMNEARRTFEIICPDEEFLPRAPEPEEIVFDDEGYKSENNGNSRENSNEQPEAGNGDYMETEEDLQEEEEPDVQGLIDQEQGVGDHVSDGNGDNA; this is translated from the exons aTGGATGAAGTTTTACCAGAAGAATTTGACGTTATACTGATTGGTACAG GTTTACCAGAATCTGTGCTGTCTGGAGCACTTTCCAGAATTGGTAAAACTGTTCTCCACGTTGACTCAAACGAATATTATGGTGGAAGTTGGGCATCatttaatattaaaacatttgataaATTAATGTCTGAGACACAAATGCATCAGGAAGACAACAGCAACC CTGTCAACTTGGAGGCGCTTATATCTGAAGATGAGGAATTTCTTTTAATGTCGGCTTCGCAACAGAATTTGAGTAACTGccaaagttattgttatttgag TAAACAACCAGTTGAACCCAATGTTGTTGCTGGACCTGATGAAGTAGAGATATCGGATGAAAAAGATGGTCCTGTGGATGTTGCCACAACAGCACCTACTATGGTACAAAAACACTCAGATACGGAAGACCTCAGCTGTAGGGATGTTGACTTTGAAGAAAGAAATAACTCTGACAATGATAATGAAAAACCTGGGGTCAGCGATAAACAATCAGGTGATCCTGCGAAAGAAAAAAGCACTGACAATGATTCAAGAAATGGCCAGGTTGATGCATTTAATAATGCAACGTCTGAAGAAAAGCTTGAAAATGCATCAGACCAGTCCAGTCAAGCAGATTTGCCACATAAAGAAACGCCCTTGTTtcctttttatgaaaagttttatgaaaattgGAGAAGGTTTAATCTGGATCTTTCCCCCAAG gTTATGTTTTCAAGAGGACAGTTGGTTGAACTTCTCATCCAATCCAATGTTTGTCGTTACCTTGAATTTCGAAATGTTACTCGGACTCTCACAGTGCTAAGTGGAGAGAATCGATTGCAACCTGTTCCGTGCTCTCGGGCTGATGTTttcaaaagcaa GTTTGTCACCGTAGTCGAAAAAAGAATTCTGATGAGATTTTTAACACTGTGTGCCAACTTTGAGCAACACCCACAAGAATATGAAG CTTACAAAGACAGACCATTTCAGGATTTTTTGCAGTCAAAGCACTTGAGCACAAAAGTTCAACATTTTATAATTCATTCAATCGCCATGGTTAGCGAGCAAACCTCAACTATGGAAGGTCTTCATGCAACTCAGAAATTTCTAAAATCTCTTGGTCGTTATGGAAGTAGTCACGCATTTCTCTATCCAATGTATGGTGTTGGTGAACTCCCACAAGCATTTTCAAG GCTTAGTGCAGTTTTCGGCGGAACATTTTGCTTACGACGGCGTGTTATTGGTATTGTAGCAGACAAGACAAGTCGTGCCGTAAAAGGGGTCATAGACTCCACAG GTCAGAGAATCAAATGTCAACATCTAGTGTTAGATGAATCCCACTTGCCTGATATTTGTCGTTCCGGGTTTAAACGTGAGGTATCAAGAGCAATTTATGTCACTAACAAGTCTGTGTCACCATCAGAAACGGAAGAG GTTTCACTCATTACTCTGCCTCCAATTGGGAATTTCCCTTTGTATCGCGTCATAGAGGCTGGGCCACTTTGCTGCTTAAGCCCAAAGAATTATT ATGTAGTGCATGCCCTTACTAAACCTTCATGTGTTGATGAGAATGCAATTGTGGATCTCAAAGAAACGTTTCACTCTGCTGAAAAGACAATGTTTGCTGGAACTGCAGCTGAACTGG AAATAGCTAACAATAACGAATCGGACAAGCAAAAGCCAGCTGTATTATGGGCTGCTTACTTCAATATGATGAGCTGTGGAGTTAATAATGACTCTTTACCTGGTAACGTATATGTGATGAGTAGTCCGGGTTTTGAGCTGGGTTTTGACAAAGCTATGAATGAG GCtcgtagaacatttgaaatcATTTGCCCGGATGAAGAATTTCTTCCAAGAGCTCCAGAACCCGAGGAGATTGTTTTCGACGATGAAGGTTACAAATCAGAGAACAACGGCAATTCCAGAGAAAATTCGAATGAACAACCTGAAGCAGGAAACGGAGATTACATGGAGACCGAAGAAGATTTACAGGAAGAGGAAGAACCGGAT GTGCAAGGTCTCATTGACCAGGAACAAGGGGTCGGTGATCACGTGTCTGATGGGAATGGCGATAATGCTTGA